ATTAGTAAAAATTCATCTACTTTTTTAAAACAAAAAAATACCAAAACTAAACTAGCTTTGGTATTTTTTATATAAAATTAAAGAGGTTTTATTTCAACTTCTTTTTAACTGCTACTTCTTTATACGCTTCAATAACATCTCCTTGCTCAATATCATTGTAGTTCTTTAATTGAAGTCCACAATCATAACCTTTGGCAACTTCTTTTACATCGTCTTTAAAACGTTTTAAAGATGATAAAACTCCATCATGAACAACAATACCATCTCTAATAATTCTAACTTTAGAATCCCTATAGATTTTACCAGACATTACCATACAACCTGCAATGTTACCAACTTTAGAAATTTTATAAACCTCTCTAATTTCAACATTACCAGTAACTTCTTCTTTCATTTCAGGAGATAACATTCCTTCCATGGCATCTTTCAAGTCGTTTATTGCATCATAAATAATAGAATATGTTCTAATATCAACTTCTTCTTTATCTGCAATCATTCTTGCATTTCCTTGAGGTCTTACGTTAAATCCTACAATAATTGCATCAGAAGCTGTTGCTAATAACACATCACTTTCAGTAATGGCTCCAACACCTTTATGTAAAATATTTACTTGAATTTCTTCCGTAGATAATTTCTGGAAAGAATCTGTTAATGCTTCTACAGAACCATCTACATCTCCTTTTAAGATGATATTTAACTCTTTGAAATCTCCAAGTGCTATACGTCTTCCAATTTCTGCAAGTGTTAATGTTTTTTGTGTTCTTACAGATTGCTCTCTTTGTAATTGAGAACGTTTAGAAGCAATTTGTTTCGCTTCTCTTTCATCATCAAATACATTAAATTTATCACCAGCTTGTGGAGCACCATCCAAACCTAAAATAGATACTGGAGTTGATGGTCCTGCTGTTTGTAAATTATTTCCTTTATCGTCAAACATAGCTTTTACTTTACCACTATGTTTCCCTGCTAATAAATAATCTCCGATTTTTAAAGTACCTGCTTGTACTAAAATAGTGGTTACATAACCTCTACCTTTGTCTAATTGTGCTTCTACAACTGCACCAACAGCATTTTTATTAGGGTTTGCTTTTAATTCTAAAATTTCAGCTTCTAATAAAACTTTCTCTAATAATTCTGGAACACCTGTTCCTATTTTTGCTGATATATCTTGAGATTGAATATTTCCTCCCCATTCTTCTATCAACAAATTCATTTGAGATAATTGTGTTTTTACATTATCTGGATTCGCATTTGGCTTATCAATCTTGTTTATTGCAAAAATAATTGGAACCCCAGCTGCTTGTGCATGCGAAATAGCTTCTTTTGTTTGTGGCATTACATCATCATCTGCTGCAGCTACAATAATTACTAAATCCGTTACTTGAGCACCTCTTGCACGCATTGCTGTAAAGGCTTCGTGACCTGGTGTATCTAAAAATGCAATTTTTTGATCTCCAACATTTACAGAATATGCTCCAATATGTTGCGTAATTCCTCCACTTTCACCTTCAATTACATTTGCTTTTCTAATATAATCTAACAACGAAGTTTTACCATGATCTACGTGACCCATTACAGTAATAATTGGTGCACGTGTTATTAAATCTTCTGGTTTATCAACTACTTCTTCTATAGATTCTTCTACTTCTGCTCCAACAAATTCTACTTTGTGGTTAAATTCTTCAGCAACAATCACTAATGTTTCAGCATCTAAACGTTGATTCATTGTAACCATCATTCCTAAAGACATACATGCAGAAATAATATTTGTTACAGGAACATCCATCATTGTAGCAACCTCACTTACAGTAACGAATTCTGTTACTTTTAAGATTTTGTTGTCTAATGCTTGTGCTTCTTGTTCTGCATCTGATTGCTCTCTTCGAGCATCTCTTTTGTTTCTACGATATTTTGCACCTTTTCCTTTAGAAGATTTCCCTTGCAATTTTTCAAGAGTTTCTCTTACTTGTTTTTGGATATCTGCTTCTGTAGGCTCTTCTTTTTTGATAGGAGTTCTACTTGCGTTTCTTCCTCTTGGTCCTGTTCCTCTTGGTCTAGGAGCATTACCTCCAGCTCTGTTTCCTGTTGGTCTTCCTACACCACCTCCACCAGGCTTGCTAATACGTTTACGTTTCTTTTTAGCATCTGTACTAGATGTTTTTTTAACAGCTTCTGGCTTTTTCTTTTTAGGTCTTTCAAATTGCTTTAAATCAATTTTTTTACCAGTAAAGTTAGGTCCGTCTAATTTTTTATACTGTGTTTTGATAGCTTCTGCATTTTCTGCAGTCACTTCCTCAGTTTTTATTTCTTCTTTTTTCGAATCTTTTTTAGATTCTGTTTTAGCCCCTACTTTAGAAGATATCTTTTCGATTTCTGAAACTGATTTTTTAGCTTTTGGAGCTTCAGCAGCAGGCTCTTTTAAAGCTGGCTTTTCAATAACAGGTTTGTCCTCTTTGGTTTCAGCAACTTTAGGTGCAGTAACTTTAGGAGCTTCTGTTTTAGTTTCAACTTTCGTTTCTTCAACTTCAGGTTTCGTAGTAGCAACTTCTTTAGGAGTTTCTTTTACTTCTTCTTTCTTTGGTTCTTCTTTAATCTCAACAGGCTTTTTACCAGCCTTATCAATATCTATTTTACCAACAGTTTTAAACTCTAACTTATCTGCTTTGGCTTTAAGAACTTCTTCTTTTTTAGCTTCTTCCGTTCTTTTCTTTTCTAATTTAGCTTCTATTTCTAAACGAATTGCCTCTTTCTCTTTACGTTTTTCTTCGCCAACTTCTTTAGATGCAGCTTTTTTATTTGCATCAGTTTCAAAGCCATCTTGTAAAACTTGATAGATATCACCAGAAATTTTAGTAGTTGGTCTTGCTTCTATTTCATGACCATTCTTTGCTAAATATTCTACTGCTCTATCAAGAGAAATGTTTAACTCTCTTAAAACTTTATTAAGCCTCATTGTTTTGCCTACAGACATATATTCTTTTTAACTTTATAATTGTAAAAATATAAATTTTTACGTTACTTCTTTAATGCAAACCATAAATATTATTCAAATTCTTCTTTAAGAATTCTCTGAACATCCATGATAGTTTCTTCTTCTAAATCAGTTCTTTTTACTAATTCTGCAACGCTTGTTTCTAATACACTTCTTGCAGTATCTAATCCAATTTTCTTGAATTCTGTAATTACCCAGTCTTCAATTTCATCGGTAAATTCTGTTAATTCTACATCTTCCTCTTCTAAACCTTCTCTCTTAACATCAATTTCGTAACCTGTTAATTCGCTTGCTAAACGTATGTTAACACCACCTCTACCAATTGCTTTTGATACTTCTTCTGGTCTTAACAAAACACTAACACGTCCCTTTTTACCATTTCTTTCTTCTTCATACATTTCAATTTCCATTGAAGTAACCTTAGCAGGGCTTAATGCTCTTGAAATATATAATTGTTCGTTTTTGGTATAATTGATAACATCGATATTTTCGTTACCCAATTCACGAACTATGCCATGAATTCTAGAACCTTTAACACCCACACAAGCTCCAACAGGATCTATTCTATCATCATAAGAATCTACAGCTACTTTTGCTTTTTCGCCAGGAATTCTTGCAACACCTTCAACCGTAATTAAACCGTCGAAAACTTCTGGAATTTCTTGTTCGAATAATTTATTTAAAAATGCTGGTGCAGTTCTAGATAAAATTATTGCTGGCTTATTTCCTCTTAATTCTACTGTTTTTATAACACCTCTAACAGAATCTCCTTTTCTAAAGAAATCTGAACGAATTTGCTCACTTTTTGGCAAAACGATTTCATTACCTTCATCATCTAACAAAATAATTGCATTGTGACGAATGTGATGCACTTCTGCTGAGTACAATTCACCTTCTAAATCTTTAAAATGTTTAAAGATGTTTGTGCTATCGTGCTCGTATATTTTAGATATTAAATTTTGACGTAATGCTAAAATAGCTCTTCTACCTAAATCAATTAGTTTTACTTCTTCAGAAACATCTTCACCAATTTCAAAATCAGGTTCAATTTTTCTTGCTTCCGTTAATTCAATTTCTTCATTATCGTCTTCAGAAAAACCATCTGCAACCACAACTCTATTTCTCCAAATCTCTAAATCTCCTTTGTCTGGGTTTATAATGATATCAAAATTATCATCTGAACCAAACTTACGTTTTAAGGCAGCTCTAAATACTTCTTCTAAAATAGACATTAATGTTACTCTGTCTATACTTTTATTATCTTTAAATTCTGAAAACGAATCAATTAACGCTATATTTTCCATTACATCTTTACTTAAAATACAATCTTCACTTTTGCCTCTTTAATATCTTTATAGTCTATAGTTGCTGTTTTTGTTACAGTAACTTTTCCTTTACCTATTGGTTTTGGCTCTCTAGCTTTCCAGTTTAAAACAATTTTATCTTTATCTGCTTCTACTAAAGTACCTTCTATTTCTTCTTCTGCAGTTTTTACTTTTAATATTCTGTTGATATTTTTAACATACTGCCTCTTATCTTTTAACGGATGAGAAATATCTGGAGTAGAAACCTCTAAAGAAAAATCTTCTTCTTCCCTATCTAAACTATTTTCAACATTTCTGCTGATTCTAATACATTCACTTAAAGGAACGCCATTATCACCATCTACAGTTATTTGAATTTTGTTGTTTGCTGATATAGATAAATCTATCAAAAACAACGTTTCATTCAGCGCTAAAGCCTCTTCTACTAAATCCTTTACCTTGGTTTGATTCATGCTAAAATCTTATAATTTTCTCAAAAAACATTGCTTCTGAGTATAAAAAGAGGGGACTTTAAGTCCCCTCATTTATCAAATTACTGCTAAATTCGGTGCAAATATACGAATACTTTGCTATTTATCAAACGTAATTATATTCATTTTTTTTTGTAACTTTAATTATATCAATTTAAACCAGAAAATTCTACAATCATGAAAAATATTTTAGTTCCTATTGATTTTTCAAAAAAATCTGAATTTGCCTCTAAAATGGCAGCAAGAATTGCCAAGAAATCTAACAGTATTGTGTATCTTTTACACATTATAGAACTGCCAACAGGTGTTGTAGATATGGGCCCTGCAAGTAGTTTTAGTATTCCTGAAAGCATGTTGTATTTAAGAAAGATAAGAGAACGTATTTTAGAATTTAAAAATAGTTTTTTTAGTAAAAACACTCAGGTACATTATGCTATAAAACTGCAAACTCCTTATGAAGGTATTTTAAAATATGCTGATAAAATTAATGCTGATTTAATTGTAATGGGTTATAAAGGGCAATCTGAGTTTGAGGAAATTATTATTGGCTCTAACACAGAAAAAGTAGTAAGGACAGCTAAAGTACCAGTAATTGTGGTGAAAAAAGACAGTGAAAAATTTAGAATGAAAAATTTGATATTTGCCTCTAGCTTTAAAAATGAAGATAAAAAAGAAGTTTTTAGGAAATTTTTAGAGTTTGCAAATCATTTTGATAGCAAAATACATCTACTAAAAGTAAATACACCTTCAAAATTTGAAAGCACGCAAGAAGCAACTGAAAAAATAGAAACTTTTATTGAAGGCTTTGATTTACCCAAATATTCCATCAATATATATAATGATGCATTAATTGAAAAGGGAATTTTAAACTTTGCCAATAATATTGATGCAGACTTAATTGCTTTAAGTACAAGTGGAAGAACAGGTTTATCGCACTTATTTTCAGCTAGTGTTACTAAATCTTTATCAAAAAAAGCATTAAGACCTATTTTGACGATTAAAGTTTAGATTAAAAAAAACTAACATTTATAGATATTTTAAATGGATAATAAAATTAGACTAATAGCCATCAACCAGCTTTTGTAAATTTTACATTTTAAATAAAACTATTTTACAAATAAGTTATCTTTACAAAATACCAGTAGTTTTTAAATTATGATATCCTGTTAAATTTGCGGGATATGCGTAATAAAAGTTACTATATTAAGGAGTTGGCAACCATTTGACCAATTACTCTCTGAAAAACAAAACATATAATTAAAAATAAATATTATGCAAAAAGTTATTACGATTACAAGTCACACGAACATAATTGATGATGGAAACAAATTTATTGAAAATGAATATCCAAAATTAAATGAATATCTTGAAGACGGATATATAATTAGAAATACAATTCCGATTATAAAACCAGCAGATGCGAGCTATATGTATTCAATAACATTTATTCTTGAGAAATAATTAATCTGAATTACAATTGTATTACTATATTACAAAATAAGTTCTTTAAAATATTGAAAATAATTATAGACTGTGCTACCTGACTGTTAACTCAAAAATAAAGTGTTGCGAGTAATCAGATACATTCTATAAGTGCTTCTTGAATTAGATTAATGTAGCCTCTATCTAAACTATTATTACATCTAACACAATGTAGTATTAATTCCAAAACAAATTAATTTATGTCTAAAAACATAAAATCTATGGTGGTTATCTGTATAACTACTATAGTGATTTGTCTGACACTTTGTGTTTTCGGATATAAAAAACTATCGATAGAGATTCCAGCAATCATTTCGATTTCTGCTGAAAAGTAGAAAGTTTTTTAGACTGATGCGAAAGTGTCAGTTTTTTATTTTTAAAGAATTGATTTCAATTAGAATTAGAAAAAAACGGTTGCCAACACCGTATATAAAAACGTTAGGCACCATTAAAAATAAACTATGAGAAAAATATTTTACTTTTTACTTACATTAACACTTCTGATTTCTTGCAATGAAAAAAAGACAACCGATTATACAAAAAGCGGAAAATCTACACAAGTTACTTCTAGTCCAACAAAGATTATTTTGAGTATAAAAGGTTATAATCCAAGTGAACATAAAAGATATATTGATATACAAATTATTACTACCTTAGAACCGATAAAAGAGCAATTAAAAATTTCTGATGACGGAACTGTAAATTATGTGTTTTTAAACCAAAATAAAAAAGAAATAATTTTTGATTATGACAGTAGGACATTTTCATTGATTGTGAGCCCAAATGAAGAAATATTAGTGGAATTAAATATTAATGAATTATTGAATTGGTCTAAATTCAAAAATCATAAAATAAGCGGAACAAATAAAACCACTAACAATTTAATTTTAGCTAATGCATCTTTTATAGACAGCTTAATCAAACAATCAACAAATGCTTTTGTTAAAGACAGTACATTAAACAATATTCTCTACAAAAACAAACGAATGTCAGAAATGGCTAATCAGTTAAAGGTTTTTAATAAATATGTGTTTGACGAAAAAATTAAAGACAAAGTTTTCATTGATTGGGGCAAATCACAAATCAAATATAAGACAGGTTATGACTTAAACCTATACCCTTTTATGGGTAAAAGTGACCGAGATTTAGATGATGAAAATGAATACTTCAGTTTTATAAATGATGAAGGATTAAATCCCAATAACGAAATAATCTACAAAGTATATTTAGATTATTTAGAATCTTTAACAGGAAGCTATAATCTAATAGGTAATTGGTGTAATAAATATAAACTAAAAAGGGAAAAATTAAAAAAGCTCTGGCCTACACCATATTTTTTAAAGCTTGAAATACTTAAAAAACTTCCTCAAGGAAAAGATAGGGAAATAATGATGGCATATCTATTTAAAAACGAAATTAGGCTATCAAAATACACAGAAAAAGAAATACCTAAAACATATTTTGACTCTTTAAATCTTTATACCAAACCCGTTTATATTTCTCAACTATTAAAAAAACAAGAAGCAGAAAACAAATCAATTGAGGATTTAATAAAAGAATATGACATAAATGAAAAGGAGAAAAACGAACTATTAGATTTATATAAAGACACCAAAGGTAAAGTAATTTATCACGATTTTTGGGCTACTTGGTGCGCTCCTTGTATGAAAGAATTGCCGAACTACAATAAATTAATTGCAACAACCAAAGGAAAAAATGTTAACTTTATTTTTTATGGAGTGCATATGAAAAAGGACGAGTGGAAAAAGACAATTAATAATTTAGACCTCAATGGAAAACACTATTTACTAACTAAAAATCAATTAGCCTTTTTTGAAAAATATTTTGGAGTCAGTAGTTTTCCTCATCATCAAATAATAAAATCAGACGGAACTATTGGGGAAAAAGTGTCTTTTGGGGCTTATCCTAATAATTTTGACGAAATAAATAGATTAATTGAAAAACATCAAGTTGAATAAAATAACAGTGCCTAACATCCGTATATAAGTAATAAAATTTTAAAAAGACTATATCACTAACAAGATATTATCAAATTTTACCCTCTTATACTTTGCTCAAAAGGAATTCTATTTACAATACTTCTTCCTAAAGTAACCTCATCTGCATATTCTAATTCATCACCAACTGCAATTCCTCTTGCTATTGTAGATGTGGTTATATCGAACTTTTCTATTTGTTTGTAAATGTAAAAGTTTGTGGTATCACCTTCCATAGTTGAACTTAATGCAAAAATAAGCTCGTTAATTTCTCCATTTCTTACTTTGGTTATCAAAGAATCTATCTTTAAATTTTGTGGACCAATTCCTTCAATTGGCGATATTTTTCCACCTAAAACATGATACAATCCTTGAAATTGAGACGTACTTTCAATAGCCATTACATCTCTAATATCTTCTACAACACACACAATTTCTGGGTTTCTTTTCGGATTTTGACAAATGTTACATAACACTGTATCAGAAATATTATGACACTTTTCGCAGTTTTTTATATCGTTTCTTAAATGTAATAATGCTTCAGACAAAAATTTTGTATTTTCTGAAGGTTGTTTTAATAAATGTAAAACCAAACGCAAAGCTGTTCTTTTACCAATTCCTGGCAAACGTGAAACTTCATTTACAGCGTTCTCTAATATTTTTGATGAAAAATCCATAGTTGGCAAAATTACTACTTTTCATCAGAAAAAAGAACAGAGATTATAGAGAAAAGACGCTTTGAATTATAAAATCGTTTTTTGAATTATTGCCACGAATTCACGAATTAAAAACATATAATATTTATTTCTATTTAAAATAGAAATAGATATTATTTTTTCTTATCATTATACAAATACGCATCTTGGTTCTTGAATCTATTTTTATCCTGATTCTATTCAAAAACTTTACTCTTTTTTAAATCTATTTTCTATCCTCTTAAATTCCTATATTCGTAGCCTAAAAAAAGCACATTCAAAATGCAACCAATCCATATTATCTTATTAATTCTAGGTTATTTTTCGGTATTGATTTTTATTTCTTACATCACAGGAAAATCTGCAAACAATAAAACTTTTTTTAAAGCAAACAACTCATCTCCTTGGTATTTAGTGGCTTTTGGTATGATTGGAGCCTCACTTTCTGGCGTAACTTTTATATCTGTTCCTGGTTGGGTAGAAGCGCAAAGCATGAGTTATATGCAAATGGTTTTGGGCTATATTGTTGGGTATGCTGTAATTGGCTTGGTGTTGCTTCCTTTGTATTATCGACTGAATTTAACATCAATTTACACCTATTTACAAGACAGATTTGGTAATAATTCTTACAAAACTGGGGCAAGTTTCTTTTTATTATCAAGAACAATTGGTGCTGCTTTCAGACTTTTTTTAGTAGCAAATGTGTTGCAATTGTTACTGTTTGATGCATATGGAATTCCTTTTTGGGTAACTGTAACCATTACAATTTTGCTAATTTGGCTATATACTTTTAAAGGCGGCATTAAAACGATTGTTTGGACAGATACTTTACAAACTTTATTTATGCTAATTGCTGTTGGAGTTTGTATTTATACAATTTCTGATGAATTACAAATCAGCAATATTTTTAGGTATGTTGCAGATAGTGAACTTTCTAAAACCTTCTTTTTTGAGGATGTAAAAACAGGCGATTATTTCTGGAAACGCTTTTTAGCGGGTGCTTTTGTTGCGATTGTAATGACAGGTTTAGACCAAGATATGATGCAAAAAAACTTAACTTGTAGAAACTTAAAAGACGCTCAAAAAAACATGTTTTGGTTCACTATTGTATTAGTAATCGTAAACTTTTTCTTTTTAGCTTTGGGTGTTTTATTAACAGATTATGCTCAAAAAAACGGAATTGACGCTCATAAAGACGAGCTTTTCCCAATAATCGCTACAAAAGGAACTCTAGGTTTGGCAACTGCTATTTTCTTTTTATTAGGTTTAATTGCAGCTGCCTATTCTAGTGCAGATTCTGCTTTAACTTCTTTAACAACCTCTTTTAGCATCGATATTTTAGAGATTGACAAAAAACAATCCGAAGAAAATCAAGAGAAAATAAGAA
The DNA window shown above is from Polaribacter sp. Hel_I_88 and carries:
- a CDS encoding sodium:solute symporter, encoding MQPIHIILLILGYFSVLIFISYITGKSANNKTFFKANNSSPWYLVAFGMIGASLSGVTFISVPGWVEAQSMSYMQMVLGYIVGYAVIGLVLLPLYYRLNLTSIYTYLQDRFGNNSYKTGASFFLLSRTIGAAFRLFLVANVLQLLLFDAYGIPFWVTVTITILLIWLYTFKGGIKTIVWTDTLQTLFMLIAVGVCIYTISDELQISNIFRYVADSELSKTFFFEDVKTGDYFWKRFLAGAFVAIVMTGLDQDMMQKNLTCRNLKDAQKNMFWFTIVLVIVNFFFLALGVLLTDYAQKNGIDAHKDELFPIIATKGTLGLATAIFFLLGLIAAAYSSADSALTSLTTSFSIDILEIDKKQSEENQEKIRKRIHILFSFILIGTILIFKYFIADESVIAKIFTFANYTYGPLLGLYAFGLFTKLKVKDKAVPFICIAAPFVTFFVNYLCLSLFNFDFGFALLILNGLVTFVGLYLFKK
- the recR gene encoding recombination mediator RecR, coding for MDFSSKILENAVNEVSRLPGIGKRTALRLVLHLLKQPSENTKFLSEALLHLRNDIKNCEKCHNISDTVLCNICQNPKRNPEIVCVVEDIRDVMAIESTSQFQGLYHVLGGKISPIEGIGPQNLKIDSLITKVRNGEINELIFALSSTMEGDTTNFYIYKQIEKFDITTSTIARGIAVGDELEYADEVTLGRSIVNRIPFEQSIRG
- the infB gene encoding translation initiation factor IF-2 produces the protein MSVGKTMRLNKVLRELNISLDRAVEYLAKNGHEIEARPTTKISGDIYQVLQDGFETDANKKAASKEVGEEKRKEKEAIRLEIEAKLEKKRTEEAKKEEVLKAKADKLEFKTVGKIDIDKAGKKPVEIKEEPKKEEVKETPKEVATTKPEVEETKVETKTEAPKVTAPKVAETKEDKPVIEKPALKEPAAEAPKAKKSVSEIEKISSKVGAKTESKKDSKKEEIKTEEVTAENAEAIKTQYKKLDGPNFTGKKIDLKQFERPKKKKPEAVKKTSSTDAKKKRKRISKPGGGGVGRPTGNRAGGNAPRPRGTGPRGRNASRTPIKKEEPTEADIQKQVRETLEKLQGKSSKGKGAKYRRNKRDARREQSDAEQEAQALDNKILKVTEFVTVSEVATMMDVPVTNIISACMSLGMMVTMNQRLDAETLVIVAEEFNHKVEFVGAEVEESIEEVVDKPEDLITRAPIITVMGHVDHGKTSLLDYIRKANVIEGESGGITQHIGAYSVNVGDQKIAFLDTPGHEAFTAMRARGAQVTDLVIIVAAADDDVMPQTKEAISHAQAAGVPIIFAINKIDKPNANPDNVKTQLSQMNLLIEEWGGNIQSQDISAKIGTGVPELLEKVLLEAEILELKANPNKNAVGAVVEAQLDKGRGYVTTILVQAGTLKIGDYLLAGKHSGKVKAMFDDKGNNLQTAGPSTPVSILGLDGAPQAGDKFNVFDDEREAKQIASKRSQLQREQSVRTQKTLTLAEIGRRIALGDFKELNIILKGDVDGSVEALTDSFQKLSTEEIQVNILHKGVGAITESDVLLATASDAIIVGFNVRPQGNARMIADKEEVDIRTYSIIYDAINDLKDAMEGMLSPEMKEEVTGNVEIREVYKISKVGNIAGCMVMSGKIYRDSKVRIIRDGIVVHDGVLSSLKRFKDDVKEVAKGYDCGLQLKNYNDIEQGDVIEAYKEVAVKKKLK
- the nusA gene encoding transcription termination factor NusA, producing the protein MENIALIDSFSEFKDNKSIDRVTLMSILEEVFRAALKRKFGSDDNFDIIINPDKGDLEIWRNRVVVADGFSEDDNEEIELTEARKIEPDFEIGEDVSEEVKLIDLGRRAILALRQNLISKIYEHDSTNIFKHFKDLEGELYSAEVHHIRHNAIILLDDEGNEIVLPKSEQIRSDFFRKGDSVRGVIKTVELRGNKPAIILSRTAPAFLNKLFEQEIPEVFDGLITVEGVARIPGEKAKVAVDSYDDRIDPVGACVGVKGSRIHGIVRELGNENIDVINYTKNEQLYISRALSPAKVTSMEIEMYEEERNGKKGRVSVLLRPEEVSKAIGRGGVNIRLASELTGYEIDVKREGLEEEDVELTEFTDEIEDWVITEFKKIGLDTARSVLETSVAELVKRTDLEEETIMDVQRILKEEFE
- a CDS encoding TlpA disulfide reductase family protein, coding for MRKIFYFLLTLTLLISCNEKKTTDYTKSGKSTQVTSSPTKIILSIKGYNPSEHKRYIDIQIITTLEPIKEQLKISDDGTVNYVFLNQNKKEIIFDYDSRTFSLIVSPNEEILVELNINELLNWSKFKNHKISGTNKTTNNLILANASFIDSLIKQSTNAFVKDSTLNNILYKNKRMSEMANQLKVFNKYVFDEKIKDKVFIDWGKSQIKYKTGYDLNLYPFMGKSDRDLDDENEYFSFINDEGLNPNNEIIYKVYLDYLESLTGSYNLIGNWCNKYKLKREKLKKLWPTPYFLKLEILKKLPQGKDREIMMAYLFKNEIRLSKYTEKEIPKTYFDSLNLYTKPVYISQLLKKQEAENKSIEDLIKEYDINEKEKNELLDLYKDTKGKVIYHDFWATWCAPCMKELPNYNKLIATTKGKNVNFIFYGVHMKKDEWKKTINNLDLNGKHYLLTKNQLAFFEKYFGVSSFPHHQIIKSDGTIGEKVSFGAYPNNFDEINRLIEKHQVE
- the rimP gene encoding ribosome assembly cofactor RimP, with the translated sequence MNQTKVKDLVEEALALNETLFLIDLSISANNKIQITVDGDNGVPLSECIRISRNVENSLDREEEDFSLEVSTPDISHPLKDKRQYVKNINRILKVKTAEEEIEGTLVEADKDKIVLNWKAREPKPIGKGKVTVTKTATIDYKDIKEAKVKIVF
- a CDS encoding universal stress protein, with amino-acid sequence MKNILVPIDFSKKSEFASKMAARIAKKSNSIVYLLHIIELPTGVVDMGPASSFSIPESMLYLRKIRERILEFKNSFFSKNTQVHYAIKLQTPYEGILKYADKINADLIVMGYKGQSEFEEIIIGSNTEKVVRTAKVPVIVVKKDSEKFRMKNLIFASSFKNEDKKEVFRKFLEFANHFDSKIHLLKVNTPSKFESTQEATEKIETFIEGFDLPKYSINIYNDALIEKGILNFANNIDADLIALSTSGRTGLSHLFSASVTKSLSKKALRPILTIKV